Proteins encoded by one window of Bauldia sp.:
- a CDS encoding alpha/beta hydrolase: MFYSSTDGLSLYARDYGERLSPWLPVVCLPGLTRTTRDFDTLATFLAGHKARPRRVVAFDYRGRGRSAWDRRRDGYNPITETNDIFDGMTALGVPRAVIVGTSRGGIVGMLMATMRPATVAALVLNDIGPAVEARGLARIKTYVGLTPTPDDWPDAVRIQKRLHGGSFTAWGEADWDHFARITYADDRGTPKGDYDPALSATLAGVEFDQPIPALWDEFRALKDIPVLAIRGANSDLLSSETLAAMTAAHPSVETALVPNEGHAPLLRGPLLTRIAAFIARVEGGDPAPDAVIAKEMPQFDLDAPSG, translated from the coding sequence ATGTTTTACTCCAGCACCGATGGCCTCTCGCTCTACGCCCGCGACTACGGCGAGCGCCTGTCGCCGTGGCTGCCCGTCGTCTGCCTGCCGGGGCTGACGCGCACCACCCGCGATTTCGATACGCTTGCTACGTTCCTCGCCGGCCATAAGGCGCGCCCGCGCCGCGTCGTCGCCTTCGATTATCGCGGCCGCGGTCGCTCGGCCTGGGACCGCCGGCGCGACGGCTACAACCCGATCACCGAAACCAACGACATCTTCGACGGCATGACCGCGCTCGGCGTCCCGCGCGCCGTGATCGTCGGCACCTCGCGCGGCGGCATCGTCGGAATGCTGATGGCGACCATGCGCCCGGCGACGGTGGCGGCGCTGGTGCTCAACGACATCGGCCCCGCCGTCGAGGCGCGCGGCCTCGCCCGGATCAAGACATACGTCGGCCTGACGCCGACGCCGGACGACTGGCCCGACGCCGTCCGCATCCAGAAGCGCCTCCACGGCGGCAGCTTCACCGCCTGGGGCGAGGCCGACTGGGACCACTTCGCCCGCATCACCTACGCCGACGATCGCGGCACGCCGAAAGGCGACTACGATCCGGCGCTCTCCGCCACGCTTGCCGGCGTCGAGTTCGACCAGCCGATCCCGGCGTTGTGGGACGAGTTCCGCGCCCTCAAGGACATTCCGGTGCTCGCCATCCGCGGCGCCAACTCCGATCTCCTCTCGTCGGAGACGCTGGCGGCGATGACCGCGGCGCACCCCTCCGTCGAGACCGCGCTGGTGCCCAACGAAGGTCACGCGCCGCTGCTGCGCGGCCCGTTGTTGACGCGCATCGCCGCATTCATCGCGCGGGTCGAAGGCGGTGATCCCGCGCCCGACGCCGTGATCGCGAAGGAAATGCCGCAGTTCGACCTCGACGCCCCATCGGGCTAG